In the Harmonia axyridis chromosome 3, icHarAxyr1.1, whole genome shotgun sequence genome, one interval contains:
- the LOC123675371 gene encoding sperm motility kinase-like, producing the protein MLRSVAVVPSNPSDEEPTPERITRISGPFRKIRTLGEGGFGKVFEVEHGDIRFALKVAPKDEVSMTELRMLKAMRHPNVFRLLVDYVTDERLYLGVELMEGDLLELVQRRGPLPERECCDIMGQAFAGLAACHAQRILHRDIKPGSAGLHR; encoded by the coding sequence ATGTTGCGATCAGTGGCGGTCGTACCCTCCAACCCCTCTGATGAAGAGCCCACTCCCGAGAGAATAACCAGAATCTCCGGACCCTTCCGGAAAATCCGTACCCTCGGCGAGGGAGGTTTTGGAAAAGTGTTCGAGGTCGAACACGGAGATATAAGATTTGCCCTGAAGGTGGCCCCGAAAGACGAGGTGTCCATGACGGAGCTGAGGATGCTGAAAGCCATGAGACACCCAAACGTGTTCCGCCTATTGGTGGATTACGTAACCGACGAACGGCTCTATCTTGGGGTCGAGCTGATGGAGGGAGACCTGTTGGAACTGGTCCAACGACGGGGGCCTCTGCCGGAGAGGGAGTGTTGTGATATTATGGGGCAGGCTTTCGCTGGGCTGGCGGCCTGCCATGCTCAGCGTATCCTGCACCGGGATATAAAACCGGGGTCGGCGGGTCTGCATCGCTGA